Genomic DNA from Halorussus rarus:
ATGGTGTTGGCCGCCGACCCGTTGGCGACCGCCAGCGCGCGCCCGGCGGTCGTGGGCCACCGCGCAAGCCCGGCTTCGACCGACGCGCGCCGCTCCGTCTCCGACAGTTCGACCCGCGACAGCGCCAGCTCCGCGACCAGTCCCTCCCGGACCTCCGCCATCGACGCCGCGAGCGAGGTCTGCAACGCGTCGCGGCGTCGCGCGAGGCTCCGGTTCTCGGTCTCGGTCAGCGTCCGGTTGGCCGCCCGGAGCGCCAGCGCGGCGCTCCGGAGGTCTGTGCGCCCCGATTCGCTCCCGTCGAGGAGTTCCGACGCCACCGTCTCGGCCGCGTCGCCGTACGGTACCGCGAAGACGTTCCGGTTCCTGGCCCCCAGTGAATGGGTCTGTTCGCCCGCGGGAATCGCGGTCACCTGCTCGCCGTCGACCGCCGCCAGCGTGAGGTACGGCGGCGACCCCGCGACGCTCAGGTTCAGCGGCCGGCCGGGCCCGTCGGCGGGCAGCGGTCGGGGTTCCGTTCGAGGCGACGACGTCGCCTCCGTCATCCACGCGCGCAGGATCCGCCGCGCCCGGCCCAGCGAGCTCCCGACGTCCCGGAGCGCCCGCGAGACGCCGGTTCGGGTCGCGTTCGCCCGCTCGGCCCGCGATACGAGCCGCTCGGCCACCCTGTCGAGGTACGCCGCCCGGGCCGCGACGCGAGCCCGGTCGGCGACGCCGTCGTACCGCGGAGGCGCGTCGAGGAGTTCCGCACGCCGACTCCGAAGCTCGCGGGCGAGCGCGACCGCGGGCGGTTCGCCGGCGACTGCACGAGTCCGCGGGACCTCGACCGAGACGTTCCGGACCCGTTCGCGGAGCGCCGCGAGGTCGCGGTAGACCCACCGCCGCAGGTCCGACGGTCGGCGGCCGGCGACCCGCTCGGGTCGGGTGTCGAGAGTGCCGACCACCGCGCGCCGGGCCAGCGCGTCGAAGCCCCCGCGCTCGGCGACCAGCCGCTCGGTCGCCCGCGCCGGCAGGTCCCGGAGGTTGGGCCCGTCGAGCGCGCCGCCGCGCTCGTGGACGTCCGCGACCGGCCGGTCCGGTGGAGCGGGTGCCGATTCGACTGTGGCGGCCCCGGCGCCGTGGTCGCCCGCGACGCCGACGCCGACCGCGTACGTCTCGGTCCAGCGCCGGACGGTCCGGGTGCTCTCGTTGCCGCGCGTCCACTCGGCGACGAGCGAGTGCGTTCGGACGACTCGCCTGGACCCCGCGCCGAGCAGGTGCCGGTCCCCGGGCGCGTCGGGCCGCGGTCCGGTTCCGGATTCGACGTCAGTCGTCGTTCTGACGTCGCTCGACCGGAGGGTCCAGTTCGGGCCGGGAGCGTCGGGCTCGGGGTCCGGGTCGCCCTCGGTCCGCACCTTCCGAACCGCGGCCACGAGGCGGACGTCGGTCGCGTACGCCGACCGCAGGACGTCGACGAGACCGGACCCGTTGGCGCCGGCGACGAGGTTCGCGAAGGCCCGGTCCGCCGTCCGATCGATCCCGGCCCGGAGCAGCGGGGGCGAGGCGTCGCGCTCGCCTGCGACGCCGCCGGGAATGGGATTCTCGCGCTGGTAGCGCCGGGCGGCCGCGAGCAGCCGGTCGGACCACGCGGTTCCGTAGTGCTCGTTCGCACCCGCGAGCAGGTCAGTGGCGCCGACCCTGGCGCTGGCCCAGCCGAGCGCCCGCCGACCGCGGGGGTCGCTGGCGCCGAACGCGGCCCGCTGCTCGCGCAGGACGGCGCCGTTGGTCGCGAGTTCGACGTGGCGGTTGGCCACTACGTTCTGGATCGGTGCGCCGCCGTACTGGGCGTACCCCCGGGCCCAGGCCAGCGCGTAGAGTCTGGCCGTGAGCCGCCGGCCGAGCCCCGGGGCGAGCGGACCGCGGCCGAGTCGCGCCTCGAACCGCTCCGTTCGTTCGTGGAGCGCCAGCGCGGGGGTCGCGACGACCAGTTCGGGCGAGACTCGCTCGCGTTCGATCAACCGGCCGCCTCGCGTCGCGGTGACCGTGACGTTCCGGATTCGGACTCGCAACCCGGCGTTCCCTCCGCTCCCGGCGCCGCCGGCCGGTTCGATTGCGACCCGGCGCTTGGCCCGTCGGAGCGACGAGGCGTTCCGGACCGGCGGCAGCGAGACCGCGGCGGTGACGCGCCCCGACTGACCGCTACCGGGCCCGCGTGCGCCGGTGCGCTTCCCGCCGACGCTCACGTCCACCGACCGCAGCGCCTCGCGGGCCGCGAGGTAGGTTCGAACGCGGAGGTAGTCGCGGAACGGCGACGAGGCGTTCAGCGCCCGACCCGCCGGGGCGTCGGCGACCGCCGTCACCGGCTGGTGGGCTGCCCGGCGGGCGGCGCGGGTCGCGGCGGCGCGGATGGCGGTGCTCGCGGCCGCGGTGGCCCGGTCCACGGCGACGCCGACCGAGTCGTCGGTCGCGGGCGCCGGCCCGCCGGCCAGCGTCGCGCTGAGTCCGGCGCTCCCGACGAGCAGAACGACGCCGACCAGCGCGAACGGGACCCGCGCCCGCCGGTCCTCGGCGAGGTTCACGCCGACCACGTCCTGACGGTCAGCCGGACGCCTCGAACCGCGAAGCGAGCCGCGTGGACGTCTGCCTCAGGGGGCGGCGCGTCGCCCGCGACGACGCGACCGTGGGGAGTACCGGAGAGGGCTGACGCGTTCCGCTGTGCGATCACCTGCACGCCGCCGTCGAGTCGCCGGAGCGCGCGGTCGACTCTCGCCGTGACCGCCCGGACGAAGCTAATCGCGTCGGCGGTCGACCGCGCGGCCGGTGGCGCGCGGGAGCCAGTGGCGTCCGCGGTGGCCGCGCTCGCGAGCAGTCCCGCGAGGGTGTCGTGGACGGTTCGGTTACGTGCGGTCGACCCGCTTTCGGCGCCCATCGCTGCCTCGGTGTCCGCGCCGTCTGCCTCGTAGGTCACCCGGGCGGTGCTCGTCGCCAGTAGTTCCGCGGCCTCGTCGGCGGTGTCGGGGTCGGCGGCGGTCGACGGGCCGGTCGGCGTGCCGGCGAGAGTCAGCGCGCTCGCCGAGACCAGCAGGAGACAGAGCGCGGCGTCGAGGACGGTGCTGACGGCCCTCACGTCCACACCTCCGCGCGGAGCCGGCCGGGTCCGAGCCGACCGGGACCGACCCGGACGCTCACTGCGAGGGTGGCCGCGTCGGCGCGCGCCGGCGGAGTCGGTCCCGCTCGCCACGTCCGGCCGGCCGTCGAGAGGGTCAGGTTGACCGAGTACCCGTCGGGGGCGGCGCGCAGGCCGGCGGCGAGCGCATCGGGGTCCGCGACGCTTGCCGGACCGACCGCGCGCTCGGCGCGCTCGACGGTCGGCTCGGCGAGGTTCCGGTCGGGCGTCGGCACGGTCGCGTCGAGGACGCCCGCGTAGGCGGCGAGCGCGGCCCCGACCGCGAAGACCGCGACCAGCGCCGCCAGGGGTTCGACCTGGCCCCGGGTCAGTCGCAGAGACTCGTCCGAGCTACCCGACGAGCGTGACATCGACGCCCTCCCAGACGACTCGCCGGACGGTCAGTCGCTCGCGCGGGCGCCACGTAGGCGTCCGATGTCGCGCAGCGGCTGCGGCCCGCCGGAGGTCGGTCGGCGCGCCGAAGGCCCGCTCCGGGGGCGTCCCGCGGAGCACGTCCCAGAGCGCGGTGTCGGGTCGGACCGGGGTCACGGGACCGAAGCCGAAGGTGGCGTGGCCGGTCGCGCCGTCGTCCCGGAGCCAGAGCCGGTACGGGCCGACCTTCGCGGCGTCGACCGACAGCGGGTGGACGCCGGTCGCGGCGTGGTCGCCCGCCGCCACGGCGTCGACGGTGTCGGCCGCGCCGGCGGCGTCCGGCGGGGGCGCTCGGGGCAGGGTCGCGGCCAGGCCGACCGCGGCGGTGCCGGCCACCGCGAGGCCGACCCAGAGGTACCACGTCTCGACTGGTGCGTCGAACATGGGCCGGGTTCGTCCCGTCTTCCGGTTTAAACCCTCGCGCGGTCAGTCAATCACTCCCCGGCTAGGTGGACCAGTCAGGGTCCGGCGCGCGCTGGCGCGGCCGCCGTGCCGCGCCAGTGCGTGCGAGGGACGAGCGAACGCAGTCTTGCTGAGCGAAGCGAAGCAAGGCTCGGAAGACGAGCAAAGCGAGTCTTCCGGTGTGAGCGAGGAGGCTGGGGAGGTGTGAGGCTCGCGGTCGCGGTGCGGTTGCGGAAATTCAGTTGTGACGGCAGTAGCTAGCTTCACTCGGCGTCTTACTCTGCGCGAGGGAACTACGGTTCGATAGAAACAGCTCACGAAAAGGACGAAGAATCAGTTCCT
This window encodes:
- a CDS encoding DUF7284 family protein, which gives rise to MRAVSTVLDAALCLLLVSASALTLAGTPTGPSTAADPDTADEAAELLATSTARVTYEADGADTEAAMGAESGSTARNRTVHDTLAGLLASAATADATGSRAPPAARSTADAISFVRAVTARVDRALRRLDGGVQVIAQRNASALSGTPHGRVVAGDAPPPEADVHAARFAVRGVRLTVRTWSA
- a CDS encoding DUF7286 family protein produces the protein MNLAEDRRARVPFALVGVVLLVGSAGLSATLAGGPAPATDDSVGVAVDRATAAASTAIRAAATRAARRAAHQPVTAVADAPAGRALNASSPFRDYLRVRTYLAAREALRSVDVSVGGKRTGARGPGSGQSGRVTAAVSLPPVRNASSLRRAKRRVAIEPAGGAGSGGNAGLRVRIRNVTVTATRGGRLIERERVSPELVVATPALALHERTERFEARLGRGPLAPGLGRRLTARLYALAWARGYAQYGGAPIQNVVANRHVELATNGAVLREQRAAFGASDPRGRRALGWASARVGATDLLAGANEHYGTAWSDRLLAAARRYQRENPIPGGVAGERDASPPLLRAGIDRTADRAFANLVAGANGSGLVDVLRSAYATDVRLVAAVRKVRTEGDPDPEPDAPGPNWTLRSSDVRTTTDVESGTGPRPDAPGDRHLLGAGSRRVVRTHSLVAEWTRGNESTRTVRRWTETYAVGVGVAGDHGAGAATVESAPAPPDRPVADVHERGGALDGPNLRDLPARATERLVAERGGFDALARRAVVGTLDTRPERVAGRRPSDLRRWVYRDLAALRERVRNVSVEVPRTRAVAGEPPAVALARELRSRRAELLDAPPRYDGVADRARVAARAAYLDRVAERLVSRAERANATRTGVSRALRDVGSSLGRARRILRAWMTEATSSPRTEPRPLPADGPGRPLNLSVAGSPPYLTLAAVDGEQVTAIPAGEQTHSLGARNRNVFAVPYGDAAETVASELLDGSESGRTDLRSAALALRAANRTLTETENRSLARRRDALQTSLAASMAEVREGLVAELALSRVELSETERRASVEAGLARWPTTAGRALAVANGSAANTIAAALARRHAALRRSDRRDWVRLGADLALESVRRNVTGPRRSQVNRTGSAVRRAVKSELQRAVGSGLANATEAASGRWFNETLGTMPAGLPVAPVPGYWYATVNVWTVSVEGEYARFAVSAPQGPPGESVTYVRERATVRLDWDGDGASEVVGRTTPVEFETETVVVVVVPPGAPGVGDRDGNRDETSPGWSSG
- a CDS encoding DUF7285 family protein — translated: MSRSSGSSDESLRLTRGQVEPLAALVAVFAVGAALAAYAGVLDATVPTPDRNLAEPTVERAERAVGPASVADPDALAAGLRAAPDGYSVNLTLSTAGRTWRAGPTPPARADAATLAVSVRVGPGRLGPGRLRAEVWT
- a CDS encoding DUF7283 family protein; translated protein: MFDAPVETWYLWVGLAVAGTAAVGLAATLPRAPPPDAAGAADTVDAVAAGDHAATGVHPLSVDAAKVGPYRLWLRDDGATGHATFGFGPVTPVRPDTALWDVLRGTPPERAFGAPTDLRRAAAAARHRTPTWRPRERLTVRRVVWEGVDVTLVG